In the Candidatus Stygibacter australis genome, CAGGATACCAAAATTAGCATTCATAGGCTGAAAATTCTTAACTTCAGTCTGCAGGTGCCTCCATAATTGTCCACTGATAGTGGTTTCCGGCAGTTCCTTGAGTTGTCTGGTTAGGATAAGAAAACTCAACAGCCCCCCAAATATAGATTCCACATAACCTTCCAGTCCCGTGATCTGACCCGCAAAATGGATATTTGGTAGTGCTTTTAGATTCAATTCGCTATTTAATAACTGGGGGGAATTAATATAAGTATTCCGGTGTATTGATCCATAACGGAGAAATTCTATATTTTGCATACCAGGTATCATCCTGAATATCT is a window encoding:
- a CDS encoding FAD-dependent oxidoreductase gives rise to the protein PAADLIVLQLRTENQNFTSYNLVGCQTMLRYPEQKKIFRMIPGMQNIEFLRYGSIHRNTYINSPQLLNSELNLKALPNIHFAGQITGLEGYVESIFGGLLSFLILTRQLKELPETTISGQLWRHLQTEVKNFQPMNANFGILPPLAEKIRDKKKKKSALSERALQDLTIV